One Colius striatus isolate bColStr4 chromosome 8, bColStr4.1.hap1, whole genome shotgun sequence genomic region harbors:
- the PCGF6 gene encoding polycomb group RING finger protein 6 has translation MDMEVDVGSVASGLSGGDGTGAGPADEDQEMEGAPSCSGSRSLPFEFERSRSESSGDEDDDEDDDEEMEEEELEGDPGARFGTDEGELDSDDDQERMINLSELTPYILCSICKGYFIDATTITECLHTFCKSCIVRHFYYSNRCPKCNIVVHQTQPLYNIRLDRQLQDIVYKLVVNLEEREKKQMHDFYKERGLEVPKPAVPQPVPASRGRPRKVLGSVFRIPPELDISILLEFIGADEGTGNFKPLEKKFVRVSGEATIGHVEKFLRRKMDLDPTCQVDIVCGDHLLEHYQTLREIRQAIGESAVEDGLLVLHYGLVLPPLSIT, from the exons ATGGACATGGAGGTGGACGTTGGCTCTGTGGCCTCGGGGCTGTCGGGCGGGGATGGAACAGGCGCGGGCCCGGCTGATGAGGACCAGGAGATGGAAGGAGCTCCCAGCTGCTCGGGGTCGCGCTCCCTCCCCTTCGAGTTCGAGCGGAGCCGCTCAGAGTCCAGCGGCGATGAGGACGACGACGAAGACGATGACGAAGagatggaggaagaggagcttGAGGGAGACCCTGGGGCTCGGTTCGGGACGGACGAAGGGGAGCTCGACTCGGACGACGACCAGGAG CGTATGATAAACCTCTCAGAGTTGACCCCTTACATCCTGTGTTCCATCTGCAAAGGCTACTTTATTGATGCTACAACTATTACAGAATGCCTGCACACCT tttGTAAAAGCTGCATAGTAAGACACTTCTATTATAGCAACAGATGTCCAAAATGCAATATAGTTGTACATCAGACACAGCCCCTTTATAACATCAG ACTCGATCGGCAACTACAAGACATAGTCTATAAATTAGTTGTCAATTTGGAAGAAA gagagaaaaaacaaatgcatgacTTCTACAAAGAAAGAGGATTAGAAGTGCCCAAACCAG CTGTCCCACAGCCAGTTCCAGCGAGCAGAGGAAGACCTCGAAAAGTTCTGGGCTCTGTATTCCGGATCCCACCAGAACTTGACATCTCCATACTTCTAGAGTTCATTGG agctgatgaaggcacAGGGAATTTTAAG CCTTTGGAGAAGAAGTTTGTGCGTGTTTCAGGAGAGGCAACAATTGGACACGTGGAGAAATTCCTCAGAAGGAAAATGGATCTGGATCCTACTTGTCAG GTGGACATAGTATGTGGTGATCACCTGCTAGAACACTACCAGACCCTGAGGGAAATTCGTCAGGCCATTGGAGAGAGTGCAGTAGAG